One Kitasatospora sp. NBC_01266 genomic window carries:
- a CDS encoding acyltransferase family protein: MITKGLPTRWTARTAGRGERAAAPGSRLGWLDALRGVAALAVAAHHFQILTLIPHGGYIAAHFDLGFYGVIAFFIVSGYIIPASLERRGDVRAFWISRIFRIYPALIVSMVLSECIRPYSYHVLTFDGYGHHLLWLAGNGLNLSDMLGVVNALGISWTLTYEMLFYFFVSSLFTVAWHRRSTPIAVVAAAIALVLGVSIPSYSLTHSLPELRNLVAAAVAVVGMGMLCMVSGKAGLARIGGLLLGGFGLLLVFTNGRDPAYETFTILATMFAGTVIYRAQHGQIERIEAWLSVGFVVVAGAMVGWMYNRGAMGNATSTFTWQAWTNAYLGAWASFGLFFLLRNRRLPRAMTWLGAVSFSVYLLHWPVKEFLLSRLGWDPYYYYYKLAAMPFAERWSYVAGYVAVLLVASWLMHRLVELPFQNLGRKLTKAANRRWPQQSLEQPAPVAAVAVAPGQPAGAAEPELTGTGAGLS, encoded by the coding sequence GTGATTACCAAGGGATTGCCGACTCGGTGGACAGCACGGACGGCCGGGCGAGGGGAACGTGCCGCCGCTCCGGGGAGCCGGCTCGGCTGGCTGGACGCGCTGCGCGGGGTCGCCGCGCTGGCCGTGGCGGCCCACCACTTCCAGATCTTGACGCTGATCCCGCACGGCGGCTACATCGCCGCCCACTTCGACCTCGGCTTCTACGGGGTCATCGCGTTCTTCATCGTCAGCGGGTACATCATCCCGGCCTCGCTGGAGCGCCGCGGTGACGTCCGGGCCTTCTGGATCAGCCGGATCTTCCGGATCTACCCGGCGCTGATCGTGAGCATGGTCCTCTCCGAGTGCATCCGGCCGTACTCCTACCATGTCCTCACCTTCGACGGCTACGGACACCACCTGCTCTGGCTGGCGGGCAACGGCCTGAATCTGTCGGACATGCTGGGAGTGGTGAACGCGCTCGGCATCTCGTGGACGCTCACGTACGAGATGCTCTTCTACTTCTTCGTCAGCAGCCTCTTCACGGTCGCCTGGCACCGGCGCAGCACGCCGATCGCGGTCGTGGCGGCGGCGATCGCACTCGTGCTGGGCGTCTCGATCCCGTCGTACAGCCTGACCCACAGCCTTCCGGAGCTCAGGAACCTCGTGGCCGCCGCTGTGGCCGTCGTGGGCATGGGCATGCTCTGCATGGTCAGCGGCAAAGCGGGGCTGGCCCGCATCGGTGGTCTGCTGCTGGGCGGGTTCGGTCTGCTGCTGGTGTTCACCAACGGCCGGGATCCCGCGTACGAGACCTTCACCATCCTCGCGACGATGTTCGCGGGCACGGTGATCTACCGGGCGCAGCATGGGCAGATCGAGCGCATCGAGGCCTGGCTGTCCGTCGGTTTCGTGGTGGTGGCGGGCGCCATGGTGGGGTGGATGTACAACCGGGGCGCGATGGGGAACGCGACCTCGACTTTCACCTGGCAGGCGTGGACCAACGCCTACCTGGGAGCGTGGGCGTCGTTCGGGCTCTTCTTCCTGCTGCGCAACCGGCGGCTTCCGCGCGCGATGACCTGGCTGGGCGCGGTGAGTTTCTCGGTCTACCTGCTGCACTGGCCGGTCAAGGAGTTCCTGCTGTCGCGGCTCGGCTGGGACCCTTATTACTACTACTACAAGCTGGCCGCGATGCCGTTCGCCGAGCGGTGGTCGTACGTGGCCGGGTACGTCGCGGTGCTGCTGGTGGCTTCCTGGCTGATGCACCGGCTGGTGGAGCTGCCGTTCCAGAACCTGGGCCGCAAGCTGACCAAGGCGGCGAACCGCCGCTGGCCGCAGCAGTCCCTGGAGCAGCCGGCACCGGTTGCGGCGGTGGCCGTCGCCCCGGGGCAGCCCGCCGGGGCGGCGGAGCCGGAGCTGACCGGCACAGGCGCGGGCCTGAGCTGA
- a CDS encoding sugar O-acetyltransferase, producing MGENKERMLAGDWYLPDDPELGADSERRAELCAAYNGGGRLAPAERGRILRELLGSVGEGVRVRAPFHCDFGYHISIGARTFVNFGAVFLDAAPITIGADVQIGPNVQLLTPTHELDPERRRAGWERAVPVAIGDNVWLGGGVIVCPGVSIGENTVVGAGAVVTKDLPLGVLAVGNPARIVRALGGT from the coding sequence GTGGGCGAGAACAAGGAGCGCATGCTGGCCGGGGACTGGTACCTCCCCGACGACCCCGAGCTGGGGGCGGACTCCGAGCGCCGGGCCGAGCTCTGCGCCGCGTACAACGGCGGTGGCCGGCTGGCTCCGGCCGAACGCGGCAGGATTCTGCGGGAGTTGCTCGGCTCGGTGGGCGAGGGAGTGCGGGTCCGGGCGCCGTTCCACTGCGACTTCGGCTACCACATCAGCATCGGGGCCCGTACGTTCGTCAATTTCGGTGCGGTCTTCCTGGACGCGGCACCCATCACCATCGGGGCGGACGTGCAGATCGGGCCGAACGTCCAGCTGCTGACGCCGACTCACGAGCTGGATCCGGAGCGCCGGCGGGCCGGTTGGGAGAGGGCGGTGCCGGTGGCGATCGGTGACAACGTCTGGCTAGGCGGCGGGGTGATCGTCTGCCCGGGAGTGAGCATCGGCGAGAACACGGTGGTCGGTGCCGGGGCGGTGGTCACCAAGGATCTGCCGCTGGGTGTGCTGGCGGTGGGCAATCCGGCCCGGATCGTTCGCGCGCTGGGCGGGACCTAG
- a CDS encoding class I SAM-dependent methyltransferase: MLDLGAGSGRDAAALAALGHLVTAVEPTAALREHGERLHQGAGIRWVDDALPALPALVAEGARFELITVIAVWMHLAPAERAVAMRTVAELLAPGGTLLLTLRHGPVPARRRMFTVRAEEVVDQAQAAGLRLVHRGERGDLHGRDDVRWSELGFGKES, from the coding sequence GTGCTGGACCTCGGTGCCGGTTCCGGGCGGGACGCCGCCGCGCTGGCCGCGCTGGGCCACCTCGTCACCGCGGTGGAACCCACCGCCGCGCTGCGCGAGCACGGTGAGCGGCTGCACCAGGGAGCCGGGATCCGCTGGGTGGACGACGCGCTGCCCGCGCTGCCGGCGCTGGTGGCCGAGGGTGCCCGCTTCGAACTGATCACGGTGATCGCGGTCTGGATGCACCTGGCCCCGGCCGAGCGGGCGGTGGCGATGCGCACGGTGGCCGAGCTGCTCGCCCCCGGCGGGACGCTGCTGCTGACACTCCGCCACGGTCCGGTACCGGCCCGGCGGCGGATGTTCACGGTGCGGGCCGAGGAGGTGGTCGACCAGGCGCAGGCAGCGGGGCTGCGCTTGGTGCACCGGGGCGAACGCGGGGACCTGCACGGACGGGACGACGTGCGGTGGAGCGAGCTGGGGTTCGGCAAGGAGAGCTGA
- a CDS encoding winged helix-turn-helix transcriptional regulator — MGEPELDPTGPCSSGPVEDLNELCGAAPTAGGTGAGPCSSVDQALTRVFTLLGKRWSGLVVAVLSHGPAHFSQLRRAIPGISERMLSDRLTELAEAGLVVREVDEGPPLRVSYRLTEAGRALRPALDELRIWAAAHLPEAVPPGC, encoded by the coding sequence ATGGGCGAGCCAGAGCTGGATCCGACCGGCCCCTGCAGCAGCGGGCCGGTGGAGGACCTGAACGAGCTGTGCGGGGCCGCGCCGACGGCGGGCGGCACCGGGGCCGGGCCGTGCAGCAGCGTCGACCAGGCGCTGACCCGGGTCTTCACGCTGCTCGGAAAGCGCTGGTCGGGGCTGGTGGTGGCGGTCCTCAGCCATGGCCCCGCGCATTTCTCCCAGCTGCGCCGGGCCATCCCCGGGATCAGCGAGCGGATGCTCTCCGACCGCCTGACCGAGCTGGCCGAGGCCGGCCTGGTGGTCCGCGAGGTGGACGAGGGACCGCCGCTGCGGGTCAGCTACCGGCTGACCGAGGCGGGCCGAGCGCTGCGCCCGGCCCTGGACGAACTGCGGATCTGGGCCGCCGCCCACCTGCCGGAAGCCGTCCCGCCCGGCTGCTGA
- a CDS encoding FMN-dependent NADH-azoreductase, translating to MPTLLHIDSSAVTEGSVSREVAATFSREWQAAHPDGTVIYRDLGASPVPHLSGAAIAGQFTPAEQHTEEQRAAVAQRLELIAELEQADAVLIGAPMYNFTIPSTLKAWLDQVVLFGRTGGEGGSVAGKPVTAVVSRGGAYGPGTPRAEFEFVESYLRKAFTGLLGMDVDFVVAELTLARVNPALAQFIEQADASKAQAHQDAAAKAKALAERLAVPAEAV from the coding sequence ATGCCCACGCTGCTGCACATCGACTCGTCGGCCGTGACCGAGGGCTCGGTCTCCCGCGAGGTCGCCGCGACCTTCAGCCGGGAGTGGCAGGCCGCGCACCCGGACGGCACGGTGATCTACCGCGACCTCGGCGCCAGCCCGGTGCCGCACCTGAGCGGTGCCGCGATCGCCGGCCAGTTCACCCCCGCCGAGCAGCACACCGAGGAGCAGCGGGCGGCCGTCGCGCAGCGCCTGGAGCTGATCGCCGAGCTGGAGCAGGCCGACGCGGTGCTGATCGGCGCTCCGATGTACAACTTCACGATCCCCTCCACGCTGAAGGCCTGGCTCGACCAGGTGGTGCTGTTCGGCCGCACCGGCGGCGAGGGCGGCTCGGTCGCCGGCAAGCCGGTCACCGCGGTCGTCTCGCGCGGTGGCGCCTACGGCCCGGGGACCCCGCGCGCCGAGTTCGAGTTCGTCGAGAGCTACCTGCGCAAGGCGTTCACCGGGCTGCTGGGCATGGACGTGGACTTCGTCGTGGCGGAGCTGACGCTGGCCCGGGTCAACCCCGCGCTCGCCCAGTTCATCGAGCAGGCGGACGCCTCCAAGGCGCAGGCCCACCAGGACGCGGCGGCCAAGGCGAAGGCGCTGGCCGAGCGGCTCGCGGTGCCGGCCGAGGCGGTCTGA
- a CDS encoding MBL fold metallo-hydrolase, which translates to MTSSPPPSSPHEQDRPGGDGNGSGGNGGANGNGGNGGNGLTRVPVGASATTSPGPPLAIEVFTGPESAFFATSSLILGARDAILVDAQLTRSAGRELAEWIAGKGRNLLAVVITHPHPDHYFGVEEVLRLFPQAHLLAAPPVVDAIAATAADKVRQWRPVYGDDIPETPILPRPLRPQPLMIDRQLIRVLYLGQGDCATSTVVHVPGSRTVIAGDLAWNGTHVWTVDTTPEQRAAWIRNLGRIAELGVERVIAGHRAPEQGDDAGRVLAFTGEYLKDFDQLLARHPHDPDALVAAVGERYGELTLPTFLAAGAQAHTGPAAGE; encoded by the coding sequence GTGACCTCGTCGCCACCGCCGTCATCGCCGCACGAGCAGGACCGGCCGGGCGGGGACGGCAACGGCAGCGGCGGGAACGGCGGCGCGAACGGCAATGGCGGCAATGGCGGCAATGGCCTCACCCGGGTTCCGGTGGGTGCCAGCGCGACCACGTCGCCCGGCCCGCCGCTGGCGATCGAGGTCTTCACCGGACCCGAGTCGGCCTTCTTCGCCACCTCCAGCCTGATCCTGGGCGCCCGGGACGCGATCCTGGTGGACGCCCAGCTGACCCGCAGCGCCGGGCGGGAACTGGCCGAGTGGATCGCCGGCAAGGGCCGGAACCTGCTGGCCGTGGTGATCACCCACCCGCATCCCGACCACTACTTCGGGGTCGAGGAGGTGCTGCGGCTCTTCCCGCAGGCGCATCTGCTGGCCGCCCCGCCGGTGGTGGACGCGATCGCCGCGACGGCCGCCGACAAGGTCCGGCAGTGGCGCCCGGTCTACGGCGACGACATCCCCGAGACCCCGATCCTGCCCCGCCCGCTGCGTCCGCAGCCGCTGATGATCGACCGTCAGCTGATCCGGGTGCTCTACCTGGGGCAGGGCGACTGTGCCACCAGCACCGTGGTGCACGTCCCCGGCTCGCGCACGGTGATCGCCGGTGACCTGGCCTGGAACGGCACCCATGTGTGGACCGTGGACACCACGCCGGAGCAGCGCGCCGCCTGGATCCGCAACCTCGGCCGGATCGCCGAGCTGGGCGTGGAGCGGGTGATCGCCGGGCACCGGGCGCCCGAGCAGGGCGACGACGCGGGCCGGGTGCTCGCCTTCACCGGCGAGTACCTGAAGGACTTCGACCAGCTGCTGGCCCGGCACCCCCACGACCCGGACGCGCTGGTCGCGGCGG